A window from Urocitellus parryii isolate mUroPar1 chromosome 1, mUroPar1.hap1, whole genome shotgun sequence encodes these proteins:
- the Arrdc3 gene encoding arrestin domain-containing protein 3, giving the protein MVLGKVKSLTISFDCLNDSNVPVYSSGDTVSGRVNLEVTGEIRVKSLKIHARGHAKVRWTESRNAGSNTAYTQNYTEEVEYFNHKDILIGHERDDDNSEEGFNTIHSGRHEYAFSFELPQTPLATSFEGRHGSVRYWVKAELHRPWLLPVKLKKEFTVFEHIDINTPSLLSPQAGTKEKTLCCWFCTSGPISLSAKIERKGYTPGESIQIFAEIENCSSRMVVPKAAIYQTQAFYAKGKMKEVKQLVANLRGESLSSGKTETWNGKLLKIPPVSPSILDCSIIRVEYSLMVYVDIPGAMDLFLNLPLVIGTIPLHPFGSRTSSVSSQCSMNMNWLGLSLPERPEAPPSYAEVVTEEQRRNNLAPMSACDDFERALQGPLFAYIQEFRFLPPPLYSEIDPNPDQTSDDRPSCPSR; this is encoded by the exons ATGGTGCTGGGAAAGGTGAAGAGTTTGACAATAAGCTTTGACTGTCTTAATGACAGCAATGTCCCTGTGTATTCTAGTGGGGATACTGTCTCAGGAAGGGTGAATTTAGAAGTTACTGGAGAAATCAgagtaaaatctcttaaaattcaTGCAAGAGGACATGCGAAAGTACGCTGGACTGAATCTAGAAACGCCGGCTCCAATACTGCCTATACACAGAATTACACTGAAGAAGTAGAATATTTCAACCATAAAGACATCCTAATTGGGCACGAAAGAG ATGATGATAATTCCGAAGAAGGCTTCAATACTATACATTCAGGAAGGCATGAATATGCATTCAGCTTCGAGCTTCCACAGAC ACCACTTGCTACCTCATTCGAAGGCCGACATGGCAGTGTGCGCTATTGGGTGAAAGCCGAATTGCACAGGCCTTGGCTTCTACCAGTAAAATTAAAGAAGGAATTTACAGTCTTTGAGCATATAGATATCAACACTCCTTCATTACTG TCACCCCAAGCAGGCACAAAAGAAAAGACTCTCTGTTGCTGGTTCTGTACCTCAGGCCCAATATCCTTAAGTGCCAAAATTGAAAGGAAGGGCTATACCCCAG gTGAATCAATTCAGATATTTGCTGAGATTGAGAACTGCTCTTCCCGAATGGTGGTGCCAAAGGCAGCCATTTACCAAACACAGGCCTTCTATGCCAAAGGGAAAATGAAGGAAGTGAAACAACTTGTGGCTAATTTGCGTGGGGAATCCTTATCATCTGGAAAGACAGAGACGTGGAATGGCAAGTTGCTGAAAATTCCACCAGTTTCACCTTCTATCCTCGATTGTAGTATAATTCGTGTGGAATATTCACTAATG gtatACGTGGATATTCCTGGAGCTATGGATTTGTTTCTTAATTTGCCACTTGTCATCGGTACCATTCCTCTGCATCCATTTGGCAGCAGAACCTCAAGTGTAAGCAGTCAGTGTAGCATGAATATGAACTGGCTTGGTTTATCTCTTCCTGAAAGACCTGAAG CACCACCCAGTTATGCAGAAGTGGTAACAGAGGAACAAAGGCGGAATAATCTTGCACCTATGAGTGCTTGTGATGATTTTGAGAGAGCGCTTCAAGGACCACTGTTTGCATATATCCAGGAGTTTCGGTTCTTGCCTCCACCTCTTTATTCAGAG ATTGATCCAAATCCCGATCAGACTTCAGATGATAGACCATCCTGCCCCTCTCGTTGA